The genomic stretch tgcatataggcttttgtagtaggatctgatgattttttttgtatttcctcagattctgttgttatatctctcttttcatttctgattgtgttaattttatattgtcTCTacaccctctggttagtctggctaaggatttatctatcctgttgactttctcaaagaaccagctcctggctttgttgattgtttgtataatcctttttgattctacttggttgatttcagccttgagtttgattattttctgctgtctactcttcttgggtgaatttgcttctttttgttcatgaggtttcaggtgtgctgtcaaactgctaatgtatgctttctccactttccttttggaggcactcagagctgtgggtttcctcttaacactgaattcattgtgtcccgtaagtttgtgtgtgctttgccttcattttcattaaaatctaacaagtctttaatttctttgtatcttccttgaccaagttgtcattgagtagagtgttgttcagtttccttgtatatgtggactttctgttgttgttgttgttattgaagaccagccttaatccatggtaaTCTGTTaaaatgcatgggattgtttctatcattttgtatctattgaggcctgttttgtgattagatagtcagttttggagaaggtactatgaggtgttGATGAAAagatacattcttttgttttaggatggagtgttctgtaggtatctgttgaatccatttggttcataacttctgttagtttctctgtgtctctgttaagtttctgtttctatcatctgtccattgatgagagtatggtgttgaagtcttctactattattgtgtgaggtgcaatgtgtgtttaaattttagtaaagtttcttttattaatgtagaTGCCGTTgtatttggaccatagatattcaggattgagagttcatccttgtggacttttcctttgaagaGTAGGAAGtgtcctgcctttctttttttgataacttttggttgaaagttgattttatttgatattagaatggctattagagtgggaccatttgcttggaaaaatttttcccagccttttgctctgaggtaatgtctgtctttgtcacttaggtatgtttcctttatgcaggaaaatgctgagtcctgtttatgtatgcagtctcttagtctatatctttttattgggggaattgagtccattgatgttgagagatattagggaccaatgattgttgtttgttattattttttttgttagaggtggaattatatttgtgtggccatcttcttttggattagttgaaagaagattatgtctttgctttttctagggtgtagcttccctcctcgtgttggagttttccatgtattatcttttgtaggactgaatttgtggaaacatattgtataaatttcgttttgtcatggaatatcttgatttttccttctattgaaatggataattttgctggatatagtagcctggtctggcatttctgttctcttagggtctgtatgacatctgcccaagatctagctttcgtagtctctggtgggaagtctggtataattctgatagatctgtccttatatgttacttgatcttttcttttacagcttttaatattctttctttgtgtagtggatttggtgttttgactattatttgatagGAGaaattttttctggtccaatctatttggagttctgtaggcttcttgtatgtttatgggtatctttttctttaggatagggaagttttcttctataatcttgttgaagatatttactggtcctttaaattgggaatcttcactctcttctataccttttatccttaggtttgattttctcattgcatcctggatttcctggatgttttgggttaggaactttttgtactttgcattttctttgactgttgtgtcaatgttttctatggcccATGAGagtctctcctttttctcttgtattctgttggcgatgtTTTTGTCTATGACTTGtcacctctttcctaggttttccatttccagggttgtctccctttgtgttttctttattgtttctatttccattttttagatcctggatgatattgtttaattctttcacctttttggttgtgttttcctgtaattcattaagggatttttgtgtttcctctttaatggcttctacttgcttacttgtgttctcctgtgagttatttatgtccttcttaaattcatgtaacatcatcatgagatgtgattgtaaaacagaatcttgcttttcccttGTGTTAGGGTATCCTGGCCTTGCTGCggtgggttctgaagatgccaaatgaccttggtttctgttgcttatgttcttgcacttacctcttgccatctggctatctctggtgttagctggtcttagtgtatttgacagtggcttgaccctcctgtaagtctgtgtttCACCATTccttggagactggctttctcccagtggtATCTGAAAATAGAGAGCTATGtcacaggttcagctctgggtgcagacagaaactggaaggatcctgtcccagacttctcCTCAACTTCTTACTTCTGAAAGTTCCAGGCAGGTCCTTTGGAGCAGAATTGGTCATCTTACTTgtgctcttaggtgtgtcagcactcctaggagatcatctctctcccagcaggatctgggcaCAGAGGACTCTGGCTCAGGGTTAGCTCCAGGAGCAGGTGGAAACCAGAAACCttgctatttatttacttttgtttctgtgtttttgtttttatttttgggagGGAGGTTTCAAGGTCAGAGACAGATGTGAAAAATAAGAGACAAGTGGGACTGGGGTACATGATAATGgagtcacaaagaatcaataaaaattaataaaaactaaaTGCAAATTCTAGAAATAAAGTTTGCCTAAAGGCTTGCCTAAAGGCTAGTGTAACCTAGATAATCATTCATGGTGTGCCAATAGGCCTGCCATCTAGGCAATTCTAATGTTTATCAGGTTGACAATTCTGCCATCATCTAAGGTAAATGGCAAGTATCAGTGACCTCATTCTGGAACTCTCCAGCACATATATCACCAACTAGTATTCaatatttgtttgttggtttaaaTGTATGTGCACAGAAATGCACAAGTCTTCTATGTGCCATTCTCTAAACTTTTGATAATTTATGAATCTCTGCATCCCAAACCTTCTATTATCTCTTCCTCTACCTTTGGGCACTGCTGTTTGTCTGCTTCATGACTGATGCAAAGGGAGCCACATAGGACATGATCTGCAGTAAGCTGCTTCTGATCAGTAGAACACACTAAGATATTCACATGGCCAAGCCCAAGCCCTTCTCaaaaggagggttttttttttctattgtagaGGAGCATTTTCTTGTATGAAAATACTACGATtagtttgtcttttctttttttctatgggGGAACATaaggacaaacacacacacacacacacacacacacacacacacgcacaggcacgcGCATGTATTGATGGTATTTAAGAGAGTAGGGGTCCCTGGGCACCTCCTGTTACTctgggggtctgggatggaaactGTGAAAAGATGCTCAGTATCAGGGACTAAATTGGGACAGGCAATCCTCCACAGCCTAGGACTTTTCTTGCTCTCATGTTCTTGCTGGTATGAGTGGTCCAAGGATTCATACTTCTTGGAAGCCATGTAGGCCATGTTATCCACCACCCTATTGTTGTATCCATATTCATTGTCACACCAGGAAATGACAAAATTGTCTTTGAGTGCAATTCCAGCCACAGCATCAAAGGTTCAATAGTGGGAATCACTGTTAAAgttgcaggagacaacctggtccttaGTGTAGCCCAGAATACTCTTTAATGGGCCCTCtgatgcctgcttcaccaccttcttgaagCCAGCATACTTTTCCAGGTGGCATATAAGATACACAGAAGACAAATTGGGGGTAGGAATATGGAAGGCCATGTCAGTGAGTTTCCTGTTCAGCTCTGGGAAGACCTTgtccacagccttggcagcaccagtggatgcagggatgatgttctgggcagCCCTAAGCCCATcacaccacagctttccagagggaccatccacagtcttctgagtggcaatGATAGCATCGACTGTGGTCATGAGTCCTTCCACAAAGCCAAAACTGTCATGGGTGACTTGTCTGGAAACTAAGCAGTTGGTGCAGGAAGCTTTGCTGACAATCTTGAAGGAGATATCATATTTCTCCTGGTGCATACCAATCACAAACATGGAGACATTGGCAGAAGGGgcggagatgatgacccttttggccttTCCCTTTAAGTGGGCTCTGGCCTTCTCCATGGGGGTGAAGACATCAGTAGACTTCAcaacatactcagcaccagcatcacgCCATTTTCTCAGTCCTGGAAGATGGCAATGACCTTCCTGTTGATGACAAGCTTTCCATTCTCAGCTTGACCATGCcattgaacttgccatgggtagaatCATGCTGGAACATGTAGCCcgtgtagttgaggtcaatgaaggggttaTCGATGGCAACAATCTCCAATTTTCCAGATGAGctggcagccctggtaaccagatGCCCAAATCTGTTCACTAAGGCTTTGATCATCACATCTAAGGGGTGAGGCTGGTACCACAGAAGAAGATATATCTGTCTATGAAACATGCAGCAGAGAGCCAACTGTTAATTTTTACCTTACATTTTAAAAGGATTCTTCTGGCTGAGAGTGGAAAATAGAATCTTGGATATAAACCATCTTGGTTATATAGGAGGTTATTGGTTTAGATGAAAGACAGCATGTGGAGctatgtttgaattaattttttcattGAGAGATTTATTAAATAAGAGTAATTGCTCATATTTATGGGGTACAGTGTGATAattaagttcttgtcccaactgtGATTAAATGATTACAGCAGGGTAATTTGCATTCTCCTCTCCTTATAAATGTATCATTTCTTTGTGTCAGGAAAGTTTGAACTTGTCTCTTCTACTTTTAGTGAAACATATAACAAATTGATATAAACTACGGCCACCTTATTGTGCTAGACAGCATTCCAGCTGCCCTGTTTCTGAAGTTGTGGTCTAACAGCTGTGAGTACAGGGGTTCAGAAGGCTCTCCTCACTACTTAGGCACTGTGTGATGTTGGCAATTACTAATTCCTGTATCTGATCAGCATTTCTTATAATATTATTAGGCAAAAGTGCTCAGCCTACAGAAGAAAACAATTTCAATTGCTTTGCACTGAGGAAACATTCAGCTTTCAAAAATTGCCTGACTTATGATAATCCCCATTTAGTTAACAAGTCTAGGGGAAAAGGGACAGTAGTGAGAATTTCGGTAGACTATCTGATTTCTAAGATTTTTgaactttatgtatatgagataTGTATTTGTTCCTGTTCGTGTGTATATGagcacgtgcatgtgcatgtgcaagtgcATAGGTATGCAGATCTGGATCCCTGAGGTTAATGTTTGTCATCTTCTTCTATTGTTCTGTACATTAGGTTTTAAAGAAAGATCTCTCAAGTAACACAGAGCTCACTCATTCTCATGGTTAGCTGTCCAGCAAGAAAGACTTCCAGATTTGCTTGTATCCCCTCCTCAGTTAAGATTAGAGAGGATGGGTGCCAATGCATCTGATGTCTTACATGGGTACAGGGAATCCAGACTCAGGTCCCCATGATTACATGGCAGGCACTTCATTGACTGACCCATCTCTAGTCTCAATGACATATGTATTTTAACTTTTAACAATTAAATAAGAGTGAATgagtaaaaaagaataaagaagcaTTATTTAAAGCAAATAAGGAGAACATTGAAGTTGCATTTGTATCTAAAGAATAAGTTTTAACTACCATTTACTACACTATATGCATCAAATTTTCCTaattccacacacacaaaaaatgtttATAACTTTGAAATTCAGGATCTAATGTAGGgttttccataaaaataaaaggagtaGCCAGGTAagcatatataaacatgtaaataaaaacattgatCAGAGTAGTAACAAATATGCTATATTGATGGAtagcaaaagaaaagataaaaacaaactgCTAATATCATATAAACATGCCAGGGCAAGCCCGTGTCATCCTAGGAAGTCTCTGTGGTCTGGATTCCCTTGCATGAGCTCATTCTGACTTGGCAAGTACTGAGATCATGACCTTGTGTATTCACATATTGAATGATCATGCTATAGACTGCACAAATACTGCGTATCAATTAAAACTTTTGAAAATAAGTTGATTCTTGTTTATTTGTAAAATGATGATGTTACATAGTTTTCCCGAAGTTTAATACTTTCTGTgtcaaaaagaagaaattaaaaccaaagagcatacatgggatgcattatttctatctatctatctatctatctatctatctatctatctatctatctatctatctatctatctatctatatgtactAGATGTGTGACTTGGTCTCTATgtgggactctttttttttccatctttattaacttgggtatttcttatttacattttgattgttattccttgttattccttttcccagtttctgggccaacatccccctaacccctacccctccacttctctatgtgtgttcccctccccatcctcccccccttgccgccctccccccaacaatctagttcactgggggttcagtcttagcaggacccagggcttccccttccactggtgctcttactaggatattcattgctacctatgaggtcagagtccagggtaagttcatgtatagtctttggatagtggcttagtccctggaagctctggttgcttggcattgttgttcatgtggggtctcgagccccttcaagttcttccagtcctttctctgattccttcaacgggggtcctattctcagttcagtggtttgctgctggcattcgcctctgtatttgctgtattctggctgtgtctctcaggagcgatctacatccggttcctgtcagcctgcacttctttgcttcatccatcttatctaatttggtggctgtatatgtatgggccacatgtggggcaggctctgaatgggtgttccttctgtctctgttctaaactttgtctccctattccctgccaagggtattcttgtttcccttttaaagaaggagtgaagcattcacattttggtcatccttcttgagtttcatgtgttctgtgcatctagggtaagtcgagcatttgggctaatatccacttatcaatgagtgcataccatgtgtgtttttctgtgattgggttacctcactcaggatgatatttttcagttccatccatttgcctatgaatttcataaagtcattgtttttgatagctgagtaatattccgttgtgtagatgtaccacattttctgtatccattcctctattgaagggcatctgggttctttccagcttctggctattataaataaggcagctatgaatatagtggagcacgtgtctttgttatatgttggggcaacttttgggtatatgcccaagagaggtatagctggatcctcacgcagttcaatgtccaattttctgaggaacctccagactgatttccagaatggttgtaccagtctacaatcccaccaacaatggaggagtgttcctctttctccacatcctcaccatcatctgctgtcacctgagtttttgatcttagtcattctcactggtgtgaggtgaaatctcagggttgttttgatttgcatttcccttatgactaaagatgttgaacatttttttaggtgcttctcagtcattcggcattcctcagctgtgaaatctttgtttagctctgaaccccaatttttaatagggttatttgtctccctgcagtctaacttcctgaattctttgtatattttagatttaagtcctctatcagttgtaggtttggtaaagatcttttcccaatctgttggttgtcattttgtcctaacaatagtgtcctttgccttacagaggctttgcagttttatgaggtcccatttgtcaattcttgatcttagagcataagccattggtgttttgttcaggaaattttctccagtgcccatgtgttcaaggctctttcccacttttcttctattagtttgagtgtatctagtttgatgtggaggtccttgattcacttggacttaagctttgtacagggtgataagcatggattgatctgcattcttctacatgttgacctccagttgaaccagcaccgtttgttgaaaatgctatcttctttccattgaatggttttggctcctttgtcaaaaatcaagtgaccataggtgtgggactcttaacaactggagcaggggctgtctcttaCTTGCTTGCCTTTGGACCTCTTTTCCTATCTGGGGTGCCTTGTCTAACTTCCCAGGAGAAGATGCATGTGACAGGTCCTATTGCAACTTGACATGCCAgtccatgggaggcctcctcttctctgagaaggaagggggggatatgggaggaaggaagatacGAGGTAGAGActtgaaggaaaggagggaggtatAGgcttaggttttttaaaaaacctactTTCGAACCCTTCAATTCCTTTTCTAGTCCACTGCACAAAGTTGGGGAGAAATATGGCAAATAgaacaaggggatgtggaccatttaaaaatacttttttggGGCAATTTTCATCTCCAtctgtcaggataccagcagtctagTTTAGTAGTGACAGGATATCAAGAGTCTAATTTAAAAGTGTCATCAAACATGAATTAGCACTGGCAgaatgatccagcagaaactgccaggcctcTGCCAAGTTGGCAAGAGTCAGCTGGAGTGTCCAGGACTAGCTGGAATGCCAGGAGTTTTCTGCCATGCTTCTCTCAATgtagtgaagatcagcaaagatcaGTGAGACCAGCGAACAGATGCACAGCTAGCTAGCTATGCAAGCCATGTCACTCCCTGTTGAGTCccatttatactctctccaaacattacATTTCCTCCCACGGGTCTTGCACGAGCAAAACAACATTCAAGCCAGCATCACATGAAACAACCAGAAACTTCTGCTtcagggaggagaaactgtaatGGAAtgtaaaataagttaaataaataaattaatgaaaaaaagaagaaattgacaTGGTAGTTATATTAGAGAGGTTTCTACTTCTGTGTCTCTATGTTGACTGTTACATGATTTCTTGAAAAatctgtcagttttttttttacagtgctaGTATGAAGTGGGAAATGTTCAAGTAAAACTCTGAAATACAGGTAATACCTGTCCCTGGTCAATtagtccagtggttctcagctcCTAAGCCTCAAAGGTACTTTGCAATGATCTGTTAATATCTTGCACTTCAGTAGATATCCTCAGAAGTATGAGTCCTCTATTGCTGACCTATATCCACAGCTGTTTGTCAACCTGTGCTATTCATTAGATAATCACAACgctccccttcccatctccatACCACAGAATTCAATCAACATTTCTTCCCTTTCACTTTTGTGATGTGTTTGTTTCATATTAAGAAAGATGACTCCAATTATCCTCAATATTCTTATTTAATAATTGGTCTCTGTGTATATTATCTAATTTCTCCTCTCTGTGGGGCAGCTGCTCTCTTCCTGTCGAGAATCTAAAACTGAGCACTGGGTGTATATGCTGTAGATGCCCTCCTTACCACATGCTGGCTGCCTGTGCCTCAGGATTCATTGCTTACACTGTCCATGTAGGCCTCACCCATGACATCACCCATCCCTTGTCCTGTTTGCActacccattcagagactgctcactTTTGACTTTAGGTAGCCTAGAGTGATGCCCCATTCATCCTGATTTCATATTTCTCACCAGGAACTCCTTTTGCCCCCTCACATTCTCTAAACACTTGAGTTGGCAAGTGgcctgtttattttgtttgtgtaacATTGGGTAGGAAATCCCTATCTTGTGTACTTCAGGTAGGCACTCTATAGCTAAGCTCCACCCCATGTCATTCTGAAATTAAGAAAAGGGTCTTGCTAACTGTAAGTGAGGACACAGTGAAATCCCCAAGTCAGACCCCTCCGTGGGTGTaaagaaaggtttcttttggGGAGTTCAAAACTTCCATAGTATCTGTTGTAGgcagaaaagaaagcagaaaggtgGGAGAGTCTTGCCAGTTATAAGGGGTTAATTTGGGGGCAGGAAGAAGGCAAATTAGCAGGAAGAGTCTGGGAACTAGTGTGGGGCTTCGCTATGATGAAGGGTTGTTAATAGGAGGTAGGAGGTTGTAGGGACAGGTAAGAAAATAATGGCTTTTCCTGCCAACCAGAAACACATCTTAAAGAATTTCTGAGTAATGCTGAGTATTTACTGGGTCAGAGTCCAGCCAGAGCTGAGCACAGACTGGCATCCATGACATTGTCAATGGCCCTGCCGTTTTGGGAGGGATTGGAACCTGACACTAACTTGCTCAAGCTAGCCTTGGACTTACCATTCTTCTGTCTCAGCCACGCCAGTAGCTGAAATTATAATTTGGCATCAGGACATGTGACTAAAATTATCTTGATATACGGACTGTCATTTGTATGTCATTCTCAATCTTTCCCCAACCTGGTGACTACATACAGATGTGACAGTAGCTAGAGAGAACAGACAACATTCCAGAGAAAGGTTAGGCCCCAGGAACAGACTCTCTTGGTTTTACTTTGCTGTCGTGAAAGTCTTATCGCAGCAGTGTCTTAAGACACCTGCAAAATGCCATATATCAGGATATCTGTCATCTATTATATGTTAAGACTGTACATCATGACAAACTGCCCAA from Rattus norvegicus strain BN/NHsdMcwi chromosome 19, GRCr8, whole genome shotgun sequence encodes the following:
- the LOC134483684 gene encoding glyceraldehyde-3-phosphate dehydrogenase-like, with amino-acid sequence MEKARAHLKGKAKRVIISAPSANVSMFVIGMHQEKYDISFKIVSKASCTNCLVSRQVTHDSFGFVEGLMTTVDAIIATQKTVDGPSGKLWCDGLRAAQNIIPASTGAAKAVDKVFPELNRKLTDMAFHIPTPNLSSVYLICHLEKYAGFKKVVKQASEGPLKSILGYTKDQVVSCNFNSDSHY